From the genome of Solanum dulcamara chromosome 12, daSolDulc1.2, whole genome shotgun sequence:
TCTGAGTTACAGATATAGCAGCAGACGCATTCAGGCACCTAAATAAGGACTAGAGAATCAAACTAGCTACCTATGACACAACAATTACCTCTTTAGCAACAAGTAGGACGCGTTGCTTTCTGATCAAACTACATACATAATTAAAATTACTGAAAGACATATTTATACTGCTATTTAGACCTGTAAACATTTGTTCAGATTCAGAGCTTCCCTTCAATCCTTGCATTTGTAAGACCAATGCACGCATCCACAAAATCTTCATCTATGAAGTCTGATGAAAATATTTGTAATCGATCACCATAACCTCGAGAAATACATTCCATTATAAACAACCTTGCATATGGATGAATCCGTTCAGTCACTGGTTTCACCCACATGACTGGATTATCTGCCTGTGGTGTCACCGTGTTCTCCACCCTGTAAAAGAATTTCCGGGATGTTACCGGTGGTTGCTCACTCAAATGCTTCATGTTGCTTTCGAATTTCTTTTCAGGTAAGTCAGTGTCTATCCAGTTATCTTTTAGGTAACATGAACTCCATAAAGGACTTCCTTGTTTAGGTTGAGGTGATTTTCTTGGTTTCCAAACGCATATAATTCTTTTTGGCAATAACTCTGCAATAGTCTTGTTGAAAACATTTTCATCTTGGTAGATGAGAAACTCCCCTAACTCAGCCTCCAAATACTTGTCAAAATCATGTGGATCATCATGGCCAAACTCTGTACGGATTTCCAGGATTATTATCTCTGAATGTGTTTCAGACAGGAACTTCTTGACATCGTTGATAACAACATCAACATTGTAGCAAAGAAGGATGCCATGGCATACACGACGATCTTCTTGAACACGGATGTCAAGAGCACGAACCCCAATTACCAGTTGTTGGTAAATGGACAAAGATTGACATTGAGCAAAAGGGCGAGAGATGAATGGGATTCCAATCTCATCAGTTGCAGAATCATGTGTACCTACAAAGGTAAGACATGGAACATAgatatatatgtaaaaatacttaaaatttcTAAGAAATATTAAATTAGTGTATATGAACctataaaatttaaatgttgaatttgtttttattttttttgcgtACCTGGCCAAACAATCTGGTTCACATGAATTTTCTCAGGGATAAgtgttgacatccaatttttCCTGTCTTGTACGTGATAATCACAACCAGGAAAATTGCATCCATTTTTCTTCTTGAGATCACACAAACTTTTCTTCTGAGTATCGATAGCTTTTCGTCTTTCCACTTGTTTAGACAGCTCGCCACCCATCTTGAGAATAATTtctcaagaagaagaagcaataatacttcctcttcttctgaattttctttctttcctccCTGTTTCTGCACAGTCAAAACATCTGTTTATCTGCGCCTATTAATATGTGCATTTTTAATAGGCTTAATGCATAACCACTCCAAATATCGTCGGATATTTCAGACAGTTGAATTATGCATTGTTTCAATTgaacaatttaatttttaataaagtgttcaaattagatatttttaatgcaaattttgattatttttttcgtgtgttacATTATCTATAGATAATTAAGTTGACCACATAAAATAtgtctttttctttaattatatgcCATCCCCTCAATAAGCTACAGAACCAAAAGGCAAGCATGACACCATTATGAACATTTTCTATTCAAGTTTGATGCGCATGACCAAAAAAAGGACAAAATTCACATTGTGGTTTAGTTAACTATCTAAAGATGAatgaaaataactttaaaatctataaaatttaaattaaaagtaTTTAATTGGAATAGTTTATTAGGAATTAAAGTGTTTAAGTGGAACAAAACTTATTAAGTGAAATAAGACTTTATTCGAATGTGTAAATGAATTATTCTGATAAATTTATTAAGCTTTTTTAATATACGGAACTTTGTTCAATTATTATGACTTAAGAGGGATATATTCACTTCCTTTTAGATATGTCTTGTTCCAACATAATTATGTcaacatataatataacatcCAAAATGTTGTGGTTGTAGCGTTGTGGGGGATATATAGACTTTCTCTTTTGGCATTTGTTTAGGTGATAATGGTGGGGTCCCTTTGCTTGAATTATTGGTAGAGAGTCATAATCGCATTTTATATATCATGTGGCTATCGTCACCCTTATTTTATTTGGTTGACTATGCTTCAAGATTACAACTTTAAATGGTATAAAGTTGAGTGGAGGAGAAGCGGTCGGAGCCGaaagagtaattttttttataaaaagattaATATGATGATTAATTTTAGGATGAAACTAAAAGGGTAAAAACGTATCTTGGGGTGCGACTTTAAAACAGCTAAAACCTTAAAGGAAGTCGCATGGTAGGATGCGACTTATAAGTCGCACTGCAGCATGCGACTTCCTTTAAATCGTAAGCCCAAGCGCCTCTTCCCTCCCCCACACCATCCCCAGCCCCCCACCCCGTTGCCCACCCCAGCCCACTACCAACccaaaaatctttttttgatGCGACTCGTAAGTCACATTCTGCCACTTCCTTTAATGTTTTGACTGACGAACTCGCACTTGGAGTGCGTTTTTACCCTTTTGGTTTCATCCCAAAATTAAtcgtcattttaaaatttttgcaaaaaaaattatcctttCGCTTCCGACTCTGAGGTAGAATAAGTACACTACTCAAGAACATATACATATTGAtgaatttgatcattttttgttaaataaaaaaaaggaaattctCAAAAGTATATAGTCTAATATAAAACATCACATGACGTAGTATAATATATCAATcttatataataatgtataaaCGTTTTATAcacaaatataaattaaatcaaataataaattcaaaatacgaatggaaaaaatatttctcctAGTAGACAACGGAGCGTAATTTTCCCACTGAATGAATATATCAGTTGGAATGGTTTGACATAACATTAAATATTATTGTCTACAACAAATGTTGTAAAATCCCTTTAGCATATTCTGTCGTGCAATGTGCAGATTGATGTAATGCATATCTAATACAGGGTTTATAAATAACCATATTTGAAATAAATGTTTGTTAAAAATAGAAACGCGTTTGGCCACAAAATTATTTTCACTCAAAATTACTcataagttataatttttttttttaaaaaaaacttcaatTTACATTCATGAACAAACACAACTTAATTTTTCCTATTTCATTTTTCACTCTGAAAATAAGACTCATAATCTTCATGGCTGTTGCCTCTAAAAGTCATCTAACTAACAACCTCCTCTATATTTTATACTCAATACAttaatcttttctttcttttgactttTTCGACAACCAACATCTAGTTGccatatatatacactatatccttgtatattttatactcaatacattaatcttttctttcttttgactttTTCGACAACTAACATCTAGTTGCCATTTATATACACTATATCCTTGTATATGCAATGCATTCATTATAGACAAAGGAAAAAGAGATGGAAAAAACAAACCTAGTTCTATTGCTTTGCTTTATTCTTATGTCAATGGTTCAAGGTGTTGTATTAGGACCCAAAGCTGTTGAAACATGGTTCCATAAGCTTCCTCATGCAAAGCAAAAGGTAAccaaatttcatttttattttcacgACATAACTAGTGGGAAAAATCCCACTGCAGTTCCAATAATCCAATCCAAATCCCCAACTTTCTTTGGGTATGTTGCAATGATTGACGATCCACTAACAGTTGGGCCAGAGCCCAATTCGACAATAGTGGGTCGAGCCCAAGGGATTTATGGTGGAGCTGATCAAAATGAGGCTGCCCTTCTCATGACCCTCAACTTTGTGTTCACAGCTGGCAAGTATAATGGTAGCACGTTGAGTGTACTTGGACGGAACCCGGCATTTCATAAGTACCGTGAGATGCCTATCGTCGGAGGTTCTGGAATTTTCCGATTGGCTAAGGGAATCGCCACTGCGAAAACCTATTGGATGAATGCTACCGATGCTATTGTTGAGTACAATGTTATAGTCCTGCATTATGACATTTGATGTGCTTTTGCATTTTTAGTATCATTTGTAATTTCCTATTCattatatttgaatatatacTTCTATTGGTTAGAATAAAGATGTGTATTGATCAATGGAATAAAACCTTTAATTAGACATAAaatctttatattttttgatatgGAATTGACATATTTGAAAACTACTACGAGTCACgatattaacaatttaaaatcaaaataatctAGAGGTGAAAGTTGGGGCCTGGCGTagttaagaaacaaaaaagGGTGTAGGAGGCAACTACATGATCTGCAAGAAAATTAGGGTTATAAAGAAAAGGGAACTCTAATTTTAGATATCCTTTTCAAAACCATAAATAAAAAGTGAGACAATATTAATTCTGGTAGAGATAAAAGTTATTGAATGAAAGGAATTTTATACACcaaatattcaaaattaaaaagtgGATGAACAGATTATACGACGCACGATTTGAAAAGATCGTGTTAGCGATTactcaaattaattattttatatttgtatttttttagtcATATTCATCGAAAAATACAATTCATACACTATATAGCAAACTCAAATTTATAAGTACGGATTGTAAATAGAAAAAACTATAGCTAAGAAAGCTTAATAACAACCAAATGTTAACTATTTCTGAaaaattttcttattaattagCTTATGCACAATTTATAAAATTCTGAACGGATAGAAAGAATCACTGGTATTTGGGCTATATTTGACGCATCTAACAGTAGCAGAAATTTATAAATAACTGCCTGGTATTGTAAATTAATGTAATGTTGGATATTTTAAGGTTTAGAGACAGTCATACATACCTGAGATGTATAGGCATTTCTGAGTTTTGAAAGTTACAAGCTTCAGATTACGTTAGCAACTCAGTCCTTAGCGAATTTAAGttttatacttttctttttttcaatttgtttgatctattatttttttaatccatttttttttaaaaagaaaaaattacgcAACTAAGTTAACGTATACtacttaattatattaaatagCTATAGTTTTAAACAATTACCCCTGCCACTAATGTTTCGTCCGAGTTGCTTGGGGCCATTTCTCGATTTGTATATCCCTAACAGATTATTATATCTTCCATTTTCCCAATTATGCAAATTAACATTTCTCTCATCATAATCTTTTTACTGATTTTTCTCCTTAATTCACTCAATTACAATcagatttcaaatttcaaaaaaattgtgttTTCCTCTCAAATCTTCCACCACCATCCAACCtagttgttcttcttctttcttcacaCCCAACGAGCACCACGAACCACCATCAAACCACCAAGCCACAAACCACCAGTCACTACAGCAAACCAAACTACCACCACAAACTTCCATCCTCACCACCTTTGTTCCTCTCCGTCGTCATTGTGTTAACCACCAAACATCCATTTTTCGGTGAAACCCATCACGAACTAGTGAGCTTTAGGCTCGCACAAACCTAGACGAAGCATCTCCGACAGACTAGATCTCCGACGAACAACAATAACACCATCTCCGGTAAACCAACTCCAAAATCGGTACACTTAATGGACGTGGGTCAAAAACATCTGTAGAAAAAGATGATGAATTTGGTCAATGAACCAAGATCATGGTGAAGAAATTGAGGTACTTTttacaatttatttttgtatattttttgtgatttgTATTTCTTTTAATACATTTCACCTTATGTTGTATACGATTCTATAAATTTAGCGTATCAATGTTTATTGCAGTTTTTGTACCTTTTTAGAGCTTATTTGTATATTTTCAACAATTATATACAATtacttattttgtatttgtatattatcAGCAAGTATACGTTCCAACTATTATTTGTATAATCTCAACATTATTGAGGTATTTGTACAAtttgttttatatattttttgtgatttgTATTTCTATCGATACATTTCACATTATGTTGCATACGATTCTATGAATTTAGCGTAACAATGCTTGTTGCGGCTTTCTTACTTTTCTagacattatttttatattttcaataattatATGCAATTACTTTTTTGTATTTGCATTTAATCAACAAGTATACGTTCCAGCTATTTATTTGTACAATTACGATATTTATAtacatttacttttttttttgtgtgtatatataagtCATTTTTTGACATGTTTATTTAGGAAGTTAAatttatctttctttgtttggTAGAAGTCATATTTGGTAAGAAATTCTAATCACATACAATAACCATGATTTGTGGGAttaatttcctttttaataATCTAAATCTCCGTCtcattaattaagttaaatgtccaatttgtataaaaaataaatttcaagcaAGATATATAATAGCTACTGAAACAGTAGTTAAGGAAGTTAATTATATTTCAACTCTTAcctatttatgaaattttctctaaaaaaataactttttttccttttcaataattttttagtTTCAATCTtccacaacatatttaagattacaaaattcaaattttatttctttaaactCCATATCAATTCAAAATAGATCAAACAATTTAAAACAAAGAAAGTAATCTTTAGCTTACACTATTATACCATTTAAAGAATATCTACATGTATCTCTTTAAAATGTAGGATTTGAAATCTTAAGTTTGGCAAAAAAACAAAAGGTCGTTAGAGATGATCCAAAACCGAGGTTCTCATACTAAAACTAAACACAGGAGCCCATATCAATACGAAcctaatatatattatatatctcaatttattaattatcgtaatttaaaatattttttacataatttttaaatattttaaaaaatataaatataaatataaaatttttataaatatccTCGATTAAAAACTGACACATTCATAAAGAGATGGCTAGTTCTAGAGTCTTCTGTACAGTAGTAAAGAAAGTAATATAGATGCCATGtgcattcttcttttctttcctttattCCTCCTTTTCGATTTGAAATGATTCCCCCCATTAAGTGGAAATTTAAGAGTCAATTAACTAACAATttctatatattgaataagaaccaatctattttttcttcttatgaGTTTTCTGACATACAAACAAACTCGTATACTCaccaatataatataatatatatatatatatactgatcTGTTGGAAATGTAGTTAGTTACTGCATAGTTTGTTACCACTGAACTTCATCAAGTTAGTTGGAGTATTGATCAAATTTTTAGATCAATTCATTTCTCCTTCTTCAATGGAGTTTTCTCTTCGATTGTTCTCCTCTGTTCTTCTAATCAAATAGTCGTTAGATTGAGTTTTTCTCAATATCCTTGTATATATATGCAATTAATCATTCTTTCTCAAAACACTAAGTGGGAGAGACAAGGAGATATAAAGAGATGGAAAAAGCAATCCTAGTTTTATTTATTTGCTTCATTGTTATGGCTATGCCAATGGCTCAAGGGGTTATATTAGGACCCAAAGCTATGGAAAAATGGTTCCACAAGCTTCCTCTTGCAAAGCAAAAGGTAACCAAATTTCATTTCTATTTTCATGATATAACTAGTGGAAAAAATCCAACTGCAGTTCAGATAGCCCAGTCTAACATGACTACTAAATGGCCAACTTTCTTTGGGTTTGTTGAAATGATAGACAACCCACCAACAGTTGGACCTGCCCAATTCGACTATAGTGGGTCGATCTTAAGGGATTTATGGAGCAGCTGATCAAAATGTGTCTGGCCTTCTCATGACTCTCAACTTTGTGTTCACAACCAGGGGCGGACCCAAGACAAGTTCAGGGGTAttcgaacccccttcgttaaaaaattatactgtatatataagataaaatttttaatttatgtgtatatatttaatattgaacCTCCTAAGCATAAACCAAAGGACTAGCTTTGTGGCAAATGAGGTTCAATATTTTGCCTTAGCTTGTCTCAGCTCGCGGATTCGAATCCGAATAAGCATATTTTTTTCTGATTAGcgtgtttaattatttttgaacccccttcataaaattcctgGATCCGCCACCATTCACAACTGGTGAGTATAATGATAGCACGTTGAGTGTACTTGGCCGGAATCCAGCATTTCCCAAGTATCATGAGATGCCGATCGTTGGTGGTTCTGAAAATTTTCGATTGGCTCAGGAAATCACCACCACTAAGACGTATTGGATCAATACGACCAACAGAGATGGTGTTGTTGAGTACAATGTTATAGTCTTGCATAATGACATTTAATTTGAtgcttttctattttattttcatttgtaGTTTCTTGTTCATTATATTTAAATACTGCTAcattatgtattttttcttTAGAATAAAGATgtgtgatgaaaaataaaatatttgatcgAGATATACCCTTGTACAAATAACCATGTTTTGGAATATGGATTTTTGGATCAAACGCAAgaatactttaaaattaaattattaattcagaaaaaaaattgttcaatTTCGCATATTTCAGAGGTACtttttacttttgtttttaCAAAAGGAGACCCCATAAAaccaatttttattattatattatattttttttaattaagaaaaCCTCATGAGGCCCttgtctttttttattattatttcctGAATAGCGGCCTCATGAGAtggtttttaattaaaaataaagcaaATAAGTTCCTCATGAGGTCATTAATTCTCATGAAGTCTCTTTACTGcattttggaaaaataaaatTGCAGAAAAGCGATCTCATGAgggtttttttcttaaaaaaagcgGTAGAAAATTATTGCTTTTGCAGCTGTCACCTGCCATTTTAATATAATTCAATAATATATATGATCTATCAGCTAAAGCAAGCTCAAATAGCTATCAATAATCAATCAAACTAGAATAAATACATGTAAATGTCCTCCAATCaacaaataaagaagaataatcTACTCGGTTTAGGTATATTGATTGGTGATGTCATGATCCTGACTCGCCGTGATTAATACCCGCACTAACCCTCTGGTGGAAGAACTACTATTCCAGCCAAGCTAACAGTAATCGCAAGAGACAACCAATTAAAGAAGCGGAAGCAGTTTTAATTAAAGAAGTAagactgagttcccataaactcataaAATCTAGTCAAACAATCCAATATGCAGAAATTAACACTTAGGACCATAAAGTCGATATACCAAAACCTCTAATCAATAACAAGTCTAGAGAAAAGGGATGAAACCCCCaaaagttataaaaataaaactagtgtttgaaagtctaaatcatgaatgaAGGACTAAGATATGGAAGAGCTCATGGTAGCCTGAAAGAACtgactcacccttgaactctgaAAACTAACGGTCTTCTATATGAGGTCTCTCAGAAGCCACCTGAAGATGCCCTGTACTTAACAAAGACAGACCAAATgcagtatcaatacacaaaagCAACAGTGTACTGATAAGATCACGCCACTAGCTAGTAAGTTAGACATAACAAGAAATTACAACACAATAAACACAAATATGCAGAGTATCTTACCACTTATCATCTTATATCTAGTACTTAAACATACTCACAGATTAACATTCCCTAACATCATgcaattttaaataaaagtcctCTTATGGGACCTACAACACCTAATAgtgtgtcaaaacgtgacacccgatctaggTATATGTAGGAACCTGACATTCGATCCAAGCATACACAATCAACCACAAATATAGTGAATAGTTCATAGTCATATCTACCAAGATTATGTTCATTGCAAGCCTTAGACCATAAACAATCATTTCACATGATTCATTTCAGCCTTCCCTATTCACATACATAAATGCATACAGTGGAGAAATTAGCAAGAACATATAACACATAAGGGAagacaaaaccatcacctacctcaaaaccaaGCTTTAACAACTCTAAAGTgctggagctttcccttttcgggTTTGTTCGGcttgttcttgatctaaaaataGTCACATACATACAAATAATCAATAAAAGGGCCTAATTTATATGAGTTATAACATAATTCTTAACTTAGGtaaaacccatgatcctaacccccattcagggctattttccaccattaattttaGGTCAAAACCTTCCCCCAATGATCACCACTCATAATTCTAGGTTTTAGAAAATCAAAATACGAATTAGGGGAGTAATAATCTTACCTTTGGCgtgagaattcatggaaaaataatcaaaagttcCATGGGTTGCCTCTTAACTCTTAAGAATAgtttttatgcaaaaaatacCATTTTGGGGGTTTTATCCTGTATTAAGTCACGACTGTCCTACCACAATGAGACCGTCCTGTTCTTGTGGCTCCGCCCCGGTAGGAGTAATCCCTCTCTAGCGGGATATGCAGAGACAAGATCTCATAAAGAGTCTCAAGGTTTTACATATCACAACACACCCTCATTCTATGACGTCTTAACATCtacccttcacgccaagttAAATTTtaggagttttactcgcccgaatataattttataaagtcGTATATCTCCATATTGTTATGGCTATCAACTCAATTAATAAAGTTGTAGATTCTATCTCCCATACATTATCGGATCACCCTATACCTCAACTGACTAAGATTTTGGCTAAATCTGGCATACACTCAAAATTTTTAAGTCACTATCCAAAAGTTTTATGGCCTAGTTTCTTTTCCCATTGGCTTACCCATAACGACGGATCAAGTCATTATAATaaaccaatttacccatcacttgTCATCAAATGATCAACTAGGAAGAGTGGCCTAAGACAAAGATAAAATAGTACTTGATTCgacgaatagatggggatactTATCTCCCATATCCTTTTCAGTTTCCCAAGTAGCTTTCTCTACCGGACGGTGCTTCCATTGGACTTTTATagacttaattttttttggtccTTAGCTTCTGAACATCACGATCTAAGATTGCCATTGACTCTTCCTCATACTGAAGATCCTTGTCTAGTAAAATTGAATCTCACTTAATGATATAATGTCCATCCCTATGATATTTCTTCAGCATGGACACATGGAATACTGGATGTACCCCAGACAAGCAAGGTGGTAAAGCCAACCTGTAAGCCACTGGTCCTACACAGTCAAGAATCTCAAAGGGGCCAATATAGCGAGGACTTTTTTTACCAAATCTCATTACTtcctttatgggtgacacctttaGAAGCACTTGCTCACCAACCTGGAATGTCATGTCCCTTATGGAAAGGGTGGGCATGGTATGTATAGTATGATATTTGAAACTTCGGTATGATAATTTtagtatttaatttttaaaactattatacCATTATCATACCAATTTTATTTGGTAtgatttggtattttgaagttTGG
Proteins encoded in this window:
- the LOC129877371 gene encoding uncharacterized protein LOC129877371 — encoded protein: MGGELSKQVERRKAIDTQKKSLCDLKKKNGCNFPGCDYHVQDRKNWMSTLIPEKIHVNQIVWPGTHDSATDEIGIPFISRPFAQCQSLSIYQQLVIGVRALDIRVQEDRRVCHGILLCYNVDVVINDVKKFLSETHSEIIILEIRTEFGHDDPHDFDKYLEAELGEFLIYQDENVFNKTIAELLPKRIICVWKPRKSPQPKQGSPLWSSCYLKDNWIDTDLPEKKFESNMKHLSEQPPVTSRKFFYRVENTVTPQADNPVMWVKPVTERIHPYARLFIMECISRGYGDRLQIFSSDFIDEDFVDACIGLTNARIEGKL
- the LOC129877233 gene encoding LOW QUALITY PROTEIN: dirigent protein 21-like (The sequence of the model RefSeq protein was modified relative to this genomic sequence to represent the inferred CDS: inserted 2 bases in 1 codon; substituted 1 base at 1 genomic stop codon) codes for the protein MEKAILVLFICFIVMAMPMAQGVILGPKAMEKWFHKLPLAKQKVTKFHFYFHDITSGKNPTAVQIAQSNMTTKWPTFFGFVEMIDNPPTVGPAXNSTIVGRSXGIYGAADQNVSGLLMTLNFVFTTGEYNDSTLSVLGRNPAFPKYHEMPIVGGSENFRLAQEITTTKTYWINTTNRDGVVEYNVIVLHNDI
- the LOC129876966 gene encoding dirigent protein 22-like; the protein is MEKTNLVLLLCFILMSMVQGVVLGPKAVETWFHKLPHAKQKVTKFHFYFHDITSGKNPTAVPIIQSKSPTFFGYVAMIDDPLTVGPEPNSTIVGRAQGIYGGADQNEAALLMTLNFVFTAGKYNGSTLSVLGRNPAFHKYREMPIVGGSGIFRLAKGIATAKTYWMNATDAIVEYNVIVLHYDI